A single region of the Gracilibacillus caseinilyticus genome encodes:
- a CDS encoding Maf family protein — protein sequence MQLILASSSPRRQQLLEQVGIPFKIRKQEVDESVITLKEPARKVEELARLKGNHVTLKDNNEVILSADTVVAYQHHIFEKPKTKEEAYSMIDSLSDSQHDVYTGVMLRSVKKTIVFVEKTAVQFWPISKKDIHTYIDTDEPYDKAGGYGIQSIGAKFVKGIVGDYYNVVGLPISRVVRSLQEFYQ from the coding sequence ATGCAATTAATATTGGCCTCATCTTCCCCGCGAAGACAACAGTTATTGGAACAAGTAGGAATCCCTTTTAAGATACGCAAGCAGGAAGTGGACGAATCGGTAATAACACTGAAAGAGCCAGCACGAAAAGTCGAAGAACTTGCGAGGTTGAAAGGCAATCACGTTACATTAAAAGATAACAATGAAGTCATTTTATCTGCAGATACCGTTGTTGCGTATCAACATCACATTTTTGAAAAGCCGAAGACGAAGGAAGAAGCCTATTCCATGATCGACAGCTTAAGTGATAGTCAGCATGACGTGTATACCGGTGTCATGTTACGTTCTGTCAAGAAAACAATCGTTTTTGTCGAAAAAACAGCCGTACAATTTTGGCCCATTTCGAAAAAAGACATCCATACATATATTGATACCGATGAACCTTATGACAAGGCTGGTGGCTATGGTATTCAAAGTATCGGAGCAAAATTTGTCAAAGGAATTGTCGGTGATTACTATAATGTTGTCGGATTACCCATTTCACGCGTTGTTCGTTCTTTACAAGAATTCTATCAGTAA